The following coding sequences are from one Dermacentor silvarum isolate Dsil-2018 chromosome 4, BIME_Dsil_1.4, whole genome shotgun sequence window:
- the LOC119450467 gene encoding uncharacterized protein LOC119450467 encodes MRRDNIFRPVSAGGLGLVHLYVRQLVSRFVFFRDCSHPLLRAFLQVNLVNVLPNLVISTNFASHPYLQGFMREVCLSVRFLAVRFSNEYLFSISRKNLYKDLIDMLFKPPLYRSLYIGLPGDDVLTRVCKMPIPPHTKTFFFKVHTETLPVKTWLNRKGIFVSSINCRLCNVPETIEHCFIDCKDAILFWDVLQRTLKKDFDINAYTIRYLIQPQCDDVPFDMLLLMALHSLWKTRMLDRNAEPIVSSKSHFIRMISQLKDFYDQRDSQPDWYPLLLKCILLPPF; translated from the coding sequence atgaggcgtgacaatattttcagaccggttagtgcaggcggtcttggcctggttcacctttatgttagacaattagtGTCTCGTTTCGTCTTTTTTCGCGACTGTTCTCATCCATTACTTcgggcattcttgcaagttaatctcgtcaacgttttaccaaatttagtaatttcgacaaattttgcttcacatccatatttgcagggattcatgcgtgaagtgtgtctctcagtgcgttttcttgcagtgaggttctcaaatgagtacttattctctatctcaaggaaaaatctgtataaagatctaattgatatgctttttaaacctccgttataccgatcgctgtacatcggcttacctggagatgacgtccttacacgggtctgtaaaatgcctattcctcctcacactaaaacattcttcttcaaagtgcacactgaaacgttacctgttaaaacctggttaaatcggaaaggaatctttgtatcttcgataaactgtcgtctctgtaatgtaccggaaaccatagaacactgttttattgattgcaaggatgccatattgttttgggacgttctccaaaggactttaaaaaaggattttgatataaatgcttatacaatacgatatctgatacaacctcaatgtgacgatgtgccttttgatatgctcctgcttatggcgttgcacagtttatggaaaactcgcatgctagatcggaatgcagaaccaattgtatcttcgaagtcacatttcattcggatgatttcacagctgaaagacttttatgatcagagagactcccaaccagactggtatccgttgttgttgaagtgtatccttttgcctcccttttag